The uncultured Sunxiuqinia sp. genomic sequence CCTCGTTTGGACCCGGGTTCGATTCCCGGCAGCTCCACTTTTTCAAAAAGTATTCAAAAGCAAACTCCTGTAACTGTCACATTTACAGGAGTTTTTTATTTTTAGCTCCTGCAACAAAGTGCATAAAAACGCAATAGCAAAGGTGGCAAAAAGGTGGCGCAATGATTTTTAGCCTGCGCCACCTCGAAAGGCTATAATACACTGAATTGCACTGCTTTGCATTTCGATTTCTTTCGTCTGCGTAATAATTTTACAACTAAAAATTTAAAAATTATGATGAAAGAAAATGTCAATTTTAAAGTGCGATTTTTCGCAAGAAAAAGTAGAGGTAAAAATTCTAGTAATTTTCTCCTATTGGTAAGGGTAACAGTGAATTCCCGGCGTGTAGAAATTTCATTAAAAAAAGAACTTCCTGTAGCACTTTGGGATGAAAAAATGCAAGCTTTAAAAGGTAGATCTTCAAAAGCAACAAGCTTCAATGATTACCTTGAAAAAGTAAAATCGAAGTTCAACCTAATTGAGCAACAACTTCTATTTGAAAATAAAAGACCTACTGCAGATCTAGTAAAAGCGAGATACAATGGTGAACCTGATCCAGACGAAATTCCAAATCCAAAGTTATTGGAACTATACGATGAGCATAATCGCAAGTTTAAAGAATTGCTTGGATCAAAGAAACACTCAGATGAAACCTATAAGCGTCATAAAGTATCAAGGAATCATGCATATAGTTTTATAGCAAAAGCTTATAAGATTGAAGATATCCCATTTGAGGAAGTAAATTACAAGTTCTTGAATGAATATGAACACTATTTAAAGACAGTTCGAAAATGCAATCACAACTCCTCAATGAAGTATATTCGGAATCTAGGGAAGATCATTAATCAAGCTCACGCAGAAGGTTATCTAGAAAAGAATCCATTTGGGAAATACAAAATGTCATTTGAAAGAGTGATTAAGGATCCTCTTACAGATAATGAGATTAATCGATTGATTGCTTTGAACGTTGATGAACGTCTCGAAAAAATAAGGGACTTTTTTGTATTTGGTATTTATACAGGGCTACCTTTTGTTGATTTGGAAAAACTTACGATGGATGATATTTATGAAGATAAGGAGGGGAAATTATGGATTAAGAAGAATAGGAATAAAACAGAATTGGAATTCTTGGTGCCTGTTTTGCCTATTCCTAAAAGACTAATTCAAAAGTATAAAGATCACCCGCTCCGTCAGAAATGTAATCTAGTATTCCCGATCCCAACTAATCAAAAATACAACGCCTATCTGAAAGAGTTAGCTACACTAGCAAAGATCAAGAAAATACTTACGACACATCTAGCCAGGCATACATTTGCCACAACCATTACATTGGAAAAAGGAATTCCAATTGAGATCGTTTCTAAAATGCTGGGGCATGGAAGTATTCGCACAACTCAAATCTATGCACAAGTGAAAGAAAGAGCGATAAGGAACAGCATGGAAAAACTAATGAATGATGATAATGAGGTTCAAGACAAACCTGAAAACTCCCAAAAGGACAATAAGAAAGGGGGCAAAAATGATTGATTTAGGAAAATTTTTTTTGCCAACCTTTCTCTCAATTAATCCTATTAGTAAAAGGATAACTCTTCAAATTTCCACCTATGGGACTGAAGCGTATGAAAATCAGATTGATTGTTTCCTACAAATAACTTTTATGGACACATGTCTTGAAATTGATTATATTTCTGAGGATGGCATTTGTTTGACAAATATTATAAGCGAAAGCCTCACAGAACTAGCTTCCGGAGAACTTAAAAACGAGTCCTTTCAATCGATTCAAGAAAATGCATTGAAAGTTCTATTAAATTATATCGATGATTCACAAAATGAAATATTGAATCATTTTGATGAAATATAATGACCTAATTTGAGTTTTTCAGACTCGGGATTAGGCATTGGCTATTCCCGAGGCATTTTTATGTTGTGATCTAACCCCCTTAAGCAATGCCTTTATATCGCAGTCGTTATTTTCAGTTCCCAGAAGGAATTGACCGAAACAAATTAGAACTAATCCCGGAGTAATATTCTAGCTCGCAAAAAAGCCTGGGCATCGACATAAGGCTGCTCAATCAGACCAATTATTAAACAACTCACATCCAGTACTTTGAGATAAAAATAAAAATTTAGCTTTTAAAATAGATTACACTACTCCTTTGAAAAACACCTTTGAATATTCTGTATATTCATTTACTTTGACCTTTTCCAGTTTGAAAAAATCACAGTTTTCAAGATTGTGGTTCTCATCATCAGGCAAAGTTATACCCTGTCTTAACTCGATATAACTTATGCATTGAATGTTTTCTTTTGAAACAATAATAAAGTAGGTGTTTGGGTAGGGATGATTCTTTACGTTGGAATAGTCAAAACGACCAAGAGCACGATATTTCACTTCAACATAGGCTAATTCACCTGTTTCGACATGCTGAACCAAATAATCAGGCATCTGACGCACACTAGACGCAATTTCATCTTTTAGGAACTTGACATTATCTACCACCTGGGGCAAAGTATTTTCCATACCATAGTTGTAAACGCGATAACCATTCACATGAAACAGTTCTTTGATAATTGCTTCAGCCACCCGGCCTTTTATCATGTTGTAGTTAAAATTATTTTTGAGATGCATAGTCTTTAATACTTTTTCTGTTAAGATCTCAATTAAAGCTCTTACAGTATAATCATACTGGGGTTATCAATCATTCGTTTCATCAAATCAAATATTCCTTGGTAATATGCATCGTCTTTTGCATATCGCTTGTATTCTTCAACATTGGCTTTTCTACGGTTTAGCATAATTTCGTCCATGATTTTCTTTAAGGCTAAATCGCTGTTTTGTTTGTCAGTATTTTGTGCAACTTTATTTTTAAAATCAGGGTGAGCCATTACATTTTTAGCAATCGATATATATTTAACCCTAGCTTCTTCTGGTGTTTCTTCCCAACCCGAATAAAAACGTTCGTTAAATGTGCGAATTATCTCGTCTAATGGGTCTACCAATTCATCTCCACCGTGGGAACTACGTGGGTTTGGGTTTTGTGGGTCGAGTTCGGTTTCAGAATCATCTAAACCAATGGACTGATTTACTTTTGTACGCTCTAAACCATAAGTAGATAAATCAACCGATTCTAATAATTCATCTATTAGTTCATCATCTTTTGAGATTACAATTAGCTTAGGAATAAGGAATTTAAGAAACCAGAATAGCTTTTCCCAATCCAATACTTCGTAAGGCATAATAGAAGCCATTTGGCTGTATATCTTCACAAACTGCTTGGCTTTTATCTTGAAATCGGCTTTTTGGTCGTCTTCGAGTTCTAATTCCTGATTAAAGCGATTGGCTGCTACATCAATAATAGGACTTAGTTGTTGTGCATCGACCCCTTCGAAATATTTTTCAACGAATTGTTCTACTTCGCTCCATTCATAAACACCGACATCTGCCAACGTTGCTTTTAACTCATGCAACACATTAACATCGGTAGCTTTACTTAATGTGGTAGAAGTGTAAAATGGGTCGAATGATGCTTTTATATCATCAACCTGATTAAAGAAATCGAGGATAAACAAGTCTTCGGTTTTCTTGCCCAACTTATCGGCTGCACGGTTCAAACGTGATAGTGCCTGAACAGCCAATACACCTTGCAGCTTTTTATCGACATACATGGTGCATAGTTTCGGTTGGTCGAAACCTGTAAGGTATTTATTGGCAACTACCAAAATACGGTACTCATCTTCGGCAAACTTATCGCGTGTGTCTTTTTCGGCAAAGCCATTTAATTCAGCTTCGGTATACTCTATGCCATCAACTATTTTCTTACCTGAAAAAGCAATGGCAATTTTAAAGGGATTCCCTTTTTCTTGTAATATCTTCTTTAATGCCTGATAATACCTAATAGCCGATTCGATATTTTGAGTAACTACCATTCCCTTGGCTTTGGCTTTCAGCTTTTTTGTATTGAAGATTTTGGAGGTAAAATGCTCCATCATTATTTCAGCCTTTGTGGCAATGGTGCGTTTATCGCGCTCTACATAGGCACGTAGTTTCTTTTGTGCTTTCTTGGTATCGAAAAGTGGATTATCCTCAATTGATTTTTCAATTTCGTAATAACTCTTATAAGTGGTGTAGTTCGCCAATACATCGAGAATAAAACCCTCTTCAATGGCTTGTTTCATTGAGTACAAATGGAAAGGTTTGTAAGAACCATCTTCTTGTTTATTCCCAAATCTTTCAAGGGTAGCATTTTTAGGTGTTGCCGTAAAAGCCAAGTACGATGCATTGCCTTTCATTTTTCGGGCTTGCATGGCTTTTAGTATTTTGTCTTGGGCATCTTCTTCCTCTTCCTGAGCCATACCCATAGCCTGATTCATTTTACCTGCTGCCGTACCACTCTGCGAACTGTGTGCTTCATCTATAATTACCGCAAATCGCTTATCGGACAAATCGGCAATACCATCTACAATAAAAGGGAATTTTTGAATGGTGGTGATGATAATTTTTTTGCCTTGCTCTAAACTTGTTTGTAATTCGCGAGAAGAAAAGGCAGGTGCAACAATGTTTTTAACCTCGGAAAACTCCTTAATGTTCTCACGTAATTGTTTATCAAGCAAACGGCGGTCGGTAACAACAATAACAGAATCGAACAATGGAGCGTCGATACTTTTTGCACCTTGCGTAGTGGCACTTTCGGGATATGTTTCGATTAACTGATACGCTGCCCATGTAATGGAATTTGATTTACCAGAACCTGCACTGTGCTGAATTAAATAAGTTTGTCCAACGCCCTTTTTACTGGCATCTGCAAGTATCTTACGTACCACATCCATTTGATGATAACGTGGGAAAAACAAGGTGCGTTTGTTAAGTGCATCGTTAGGTTTGCCATCGAAACGGACAAAGTGCTGAATGATATTTGCCAAGCTTTGGCGTGTGAATACCACTTCCCACAAATAACTTGTTTCATGGCCGAAAGGATTTGGAGGATTGCCCTTACCGTGATTATTACCTTTGTTAAATGGCAAGAAAAACGATGACCCACCATTTAATTTGGTGCACATATACACCTCGTCGGTATCAACAGCAAAGTGAACCAAGCAACGACCAAAGTTCAGTAAAGGTTGTTTGGTGTCGCGGTCGTATTTGTATTGTTTAATGCCGTGTACTTTGGCATTTTGCCCTGTCCAATGATTCTTTAATTCGAGGGTGGCAATGGGTAAACCATTTACAAAAACCACCATATCTATTTCTTCACGTAAGTTTTCCTGATTGTAGCGAATTTGACGGGTTACGCTAAACTCGTTGCTTTCAAAATTGTCTTTTGCAATTTGACCGCTACTTGCCAATGGCATGGGGTACAACAGGGTAAAAAAAGCATCTTCAACCTCTAAGCCTTTGCGAAGAATGCGCAACAAACCATATTTTTTAACCATACGGTCGAAGCGTTCCAAAATTTTCAGTTTCCAATCGGAAGAGCGTTGCAATTTTTCAAGTTCCTCTTTTTGGGTATTTTCTAAAAAGTGCCAAAAACGGGTTTCGTCAATGGCATATTTAGCATCAAAATCGTTGGCAGAGCCCATGTAAAAGCCATTGCCTGCACGATACAATTCCTGAGGTTCTGAAACTTGGTTTGTTTTCAGTTCTTCCTGAGAATAACCGGTAAGTTCTTTTTCTATTGCTGCTTCTAAAGCTTGTTCGTTTGTTTGGCTTACCATTCTATAAATGTTTTCACAAATTAAAAGCTATTTTATAAAAATATTGCATTAAAGACTAAACTTTAAACCTCTAAAATCAGCTGGTTTATCCTCTGATGTTCTATCGTAACTATGCTGTTTTATTTGATATAATAAGAATAAGTCATTTTCGTCAAGATACTTTGATAATTCGTCTGTTCTCAGATAGTATAGCTCTTGACTTATCTGTTCAGTAGGCTTGTATTGTTCTTTGATAAACACATACTCTCCCTTAGTATCAAGAATTCTTAGATTCTTAGGGTCTGATTTAAAACCACGTTGCTTACCGATATTGGGTGAAGGAATAAATTCACTTAAACCGGGGTAAATATTAGAATCAGTCTCCCATAAATATTCCATCATTGTGGGTGACACGTTAATACTAATTTTGATAGGCACCCTTCTTTTTACAATATCCCCTGGCTTTTTATCCTTGAATTCTGAATTTCCCAAAACATCATGAATCAATAGTCTCACATCCCTATCTGCAAATTTACCTGTGGGAATAGACTCAGAGGTAAATATCAAATTAGGTATGCTATCAGCCCAATACAATTCACCAAAATATGTTTTTGAAAGATTGCCTCCACTTGCATGAAAATCGTCGTCCCAACTAAAAAGCTTTTCATCAATTCGATTTAATTGCTTTGTTAACCCTTCCTTTTTAACGAAAAATGATTCTATTATTAGAAAGGAACGAACATCATAAGATTCATCAAACTTCTGGGAAATATCACCTCTCAATAATGTGTATTCTTGATTGTCTATTTGTTTCCTTTTGATAATATTTAAGACATCGAAAAATTCTTTCTGTGTCCAGCTTTTATTCTTGCCTCTTTCTTCTAACAAATCAATTGAGACTAGTGGTGTTTTAGAAATTGAAGGTGTTTTTGCTGGATATGAAACTTCTAGCTCAACATCACTTAAACGTGTATAATGGCTTGATACTGCATCATCACCTCCATACCAAACATCCAACTCCCCTTTGTTTAATAAAAATCCGGCATATTCGAACAAGGCATTCCAAGAGTATTTCTTGCCAAGGCGATCTACCTTACCTTCAATATATCTATCATTTTCACCAAAGTAGAACTTTTGTTCTTCAGCATCTTCTGGGACAAATCTTTCTCTAGGTATGTAGCCATTCTCTAAAAGCCTTTTATATATATAGGCTGTGGCAATTACGTGGTCTGTTATATGTTTGTTTGTATAATCGTTCTTTATTATACGAGGTATGGTGTATGTTACAAAATCACCTCGAAGCGGATCTATAGAATTATCGTGCCAATCACTAACAATCTTTCTAACCTTATTTATATCTGCTTCACTAATTTCAGTGAAGGCCTGTCGAGGGGTAAACTGGTATTTGTTCAAGCGTTCAATTTCACCTTTATCTAATTTAAATACTCCTTTAAATAATGCAATATCGACCATGTGTTTAAAGCTATCAATAACAATATAATGGAATGAGGGAGCTTTTGGTGTCTTGCTAAATTGGAGCTTATATATTAATGGAATTATACTCTTCAATACACCATTGATAAATCTTTTATCGTTTTGCCTCCTAAGACAAACACCATAGCAAATTCCAGCTAATCGTTCATAAATATAAAGACGTTTTGACGTTGAAAAATCAAGTAATTTATTAAAAATATAATGTGGATGTATTGTACCATATTCTAACAAAATATGAGTTGCTTTATCACGTACATTTTTAATAGTTGATTCTAATAACCATATAGCTAATTCAAGATTAAGCTTATTGGATTCATGTAATTCTTCGATAACATCAAGTGCAAGGGAGTTTACTCTAAAGTCATCGATTGCTACAATGAAGATATCAAATGAGTTATAAATATATTTAGTCCATGACCTATCTAAATCGAAGCTTTCCAGATTAAAAATTAGCTTCTTTATAAAATCTATATTTATAGCTGATTCGGGTTCAACAAAATTATATCTTGAATTATTAATAATATTATAAAGTTCTTCCACAGAAGGACTCTTTGGAAGTAAAGAATCCCGCAACTCCATATTGTTGTCTGAAATAGGTTCTCGTTGTAATTTTTGCCAAATAATATCATTTATTGCTTTAGCATTAGAGTATTGAGTTATAAGTTCTTTCCTCTCTTCAGATTCAACAATAAGAAACTTGAGTATATCATCCTTAAGCTGATGAAGGTTTTCTTCTTTACCAATTAAGTGGGTTTGAAAAAAGTCACTATTAACAATACCTTGAATGTTTTTATATTGTAATAGAAGTTGATTAGATAGTAAATATCCTCCAACTTCTTGCTGTGTATGCACGACAACATCTTTTAGATTAATAGAATCTTGTATATAAATAAGAAACCCTTCTAAAATTTTATTGCCTATTGTGTTGTTTATATTTCGGACATCACCATCTCCCATGAGCCTATAATAATCAATAATCTCAATTTGTGCTTCTAGGTTACTTAGTAAAGCATCGGAGCATTTGGAAATTCCTTCATGTACAAGCCCAGTTGTAGGAAGGTCTAATTCCAGTCTAACTTCTTCCGTAAGATTATTTATGTAGTTTTTAAATACTTGCTTGAATCCGGTTAAACCTAATAAAGGTTCAACTTGGCTCTGCCTCCTTGGATTCAACATTTTACAATATAAATCTAAGAGAAGAGGTGTTCTGAAATAAAATATATCAGAAGATGTTATATTCTGAAAGGTAATTTTATATAAATCAAAATACTTTTTAACTACAGATTTCAAATTCTCATTTGAAAAACCAGTTAATTCATGCGAATTATAAGGGATTATATCAGAAGGCCATATCCTATTCTTATATGAAGTCCGTAGAGTCGCGATGAAATATATATTAGAATAAGAGATTACATTATCAATTAAATCATTTAAATGTAACCGCCATATAGGACTAAATCCTTGGTTAGTATAAGTCGTTTCGTTCAATCCATCAATTATAATCGCTATTCGAATATTATTTTCTAATCCATATCCATTTATTTTATCTAAAACCTCTTTCAAAGTATAGTTATCAGGTACTTGAAGCTTTTTAAGTATAAGACTTTCCAATTCAGTAGATTCACCACTAAATGATTTTGCTCTTAATAATATGGAAGCACCACCTTCTTCGCTAATTTTATTAGATAGAAATGCTGAAAGATTTGATTTTCCCATCCCAGCATTCCCTGTTACTAGAATAACTTTTTCTTTTAACCCTTGAGTTAACCTATTAACGATTGGTATCTGGTTAATAATTTCTGTTACTCTTCTAAATACATATTCACTGGCCATTCTATCAGAAGGCTTCTTATCGGCAAAATATTTTTCTTTTCGTTGATCCTGTCCATAATGTGAAGGAACTTCCAATCTCTCGTTGTCAAGTATAGGTATTTCGTCCAAACTAGAAATCACACCAGACTGAATAGAAGTTTGAATTTCATCAATGCAATCGTGAAAATAATTTAATCTGTTAGCCAGATACTCTAACTGAATATTTTCTAAAGAATCTTTATTAATAGATATATTTTCTGATTTACATACATCTTTAAGATTTAAGTATTCTTCTCTAAATTGAACCAGCCAATCATGGAGTATTCTGACTTCATTTGAAAATATACTAATCTTTTTTGTTACAAATAAGCTATCTGTAATTTCCTCACCTAAACCTTGCTCTTCGTATAGTACAGAATCAAATTTAGAATTGAATTCCTTTGAAGAATTAAAATTATTCAATTCAATAAACCAATCTTTATTTATTTCGAAGGGCTCTCGAGTAATATGAATATCCGTTTTAATAGTATTTCCAATACCAATATTTCTATTTTTTATTTCCATCACTATTAAAATAGTTAATCGTTGTTGTAGATTTGTTAAATAAACCAAGGTTGAAGTTGCTAATCACAAAACTTTTTAAAGATTTATTTCCATTTACTGCACACTCAATTTTATATTCGATTATCAGACATATAATTAAAACAAGCAATTTTATGCCCAATGAAAAATAACTATACCCACCAGCAAAACGGTGTATGAAAAAAGATAAAATAACGGCAGGTATTATTCCATAACTCTCTTTAATTATCTCGTAATTCGGCATTAAAGAATCTGGTAATGCAAACGAGGCTAATTCAGTTAAAATTGAAATAAGGATAATTCGACCAACCCATTTGTATAAAAACTTTTTTCTGAAAAGGAATTTTGAAATGAGGTTTAGAATGCTTTTTGAATCCATGATATTATAATTAACACACTTTTATTTTACCAGTTACCGCACTATCAATTAATGTGGCTTTGTATTCTTTTAATTTTTCTATTTGTGTTTGCTGTAAGGCAATGGCTTTGTCTATTTTGGCTGATTGGCTTTCGATGTGGGAGACGATTTGGGTTTGTTCTTCAAGAGGAATATTAATGATTGGAATATTCTTAATATCCGCCATATTAAAGTGTAAAACTGTTGAGCCAGCAGATAGAAAATCAATATATGTACGACCAACAGAAGAATAAATGAAATAAATACCAAGCTGTGGGATTAAACGAGTTTTATCAACCTTTAACCACACCATTCTTTGTCCTAAACATAATTGAACCTTATTTGGTACAAGACATGCTTCCCCCGCAGGAGCTTCCCTTGTTAATAAAATATCTCCAGGAGTAGGAATACCTCTTTCTGTCCATTCAAGAAAACCTTTTTGGTGTGTGTATTTGGCATTATCAAAAGTCAATTTCCCATCTTTTACATTAGATGTTCTTACTACAAAATAATCTTTTTCATCAACAAATGGTGCTGTTTTATGCTCGCAATCAATTACCCCCTTTAATGAATATTTTATTGGTTCAACCTCCCAATTTTTAGGAATTTCCCCAATCCATTCCACGCCGCTGTCTTTCATTTTGGCATTTGGGTCTAAACCTTTGGTAACAGCATTTTGAATCATGATTTGCTTGCGTTCTTTGAGCAGTTCAATCATTTTTTCTTTTTGAGCAATGGCGGTGTCTATTTTTGTGGTTTTGTTATCGAGGAAGTTGGCAATGGCGGTTTGTTCTTGAAGGGGGGGTAGAATAGACCAAATATTGAAAAAATCATCAGTATATAACCTTAATCTACTTTCAATAACTCCTGAAGAATTTCTCTTAAACTCTGATTTGTAAAGCTCCGTTCTAAATAAATAATGAAAAAATCTTTTATCGTCTTGTGATTTCAATCTGTAAATAGAATATGCTGGACTTGTTATTCCATTAAACGGAGAAAAGCCTAAACTTCCATTCCATGCTAACATTATGTTTGTTACCAAATCACCTTCACACACAATTTTATATCCTTCAAGTGTTGAAGCATTTGTTAAAAGCTCCCCTGCTCCAACTTTCTCAGACTTTTTAGTGACTCCTGTATATTGGGATACAGATAAGAGTTCTTCTGCACCATCAAAACTTCGTTCGTTAATTTCATTAAATAGAAATTTTATTCTTTTCAATGACCAACCTACTGGAATTTTGCCAAGCCAGTTAATGCCAGAATCCTTATAAGCTTCGTATTTATTGTACTTTAATTCTACTGCTTGCATTAGTCCAGATTTAGAATGTCCATAATTAAACCTTCGTTTTCTTTTTCGAGCTGTAGTATTTCGGTACTCACCTCTTCGATGCTTCGCAAAGGCTTGTGTTGGTAGAAATATTTGTTAAAACTTATTTCGTAACCGATTTTCGTTTTGTCGAGGTCAATCCAAGCTTCTTCTACATGAGGTTTTACCTCTTGTAAAAAGTAGTTGTAAATGTTTTCTTTTAGCGGTACGTTTTCGTAATCGCGGAGGTCGCTTTCGGTTTCGTAAATAATGAACTCATTAGCTTTACCGCTTGGGTAGTAGCCGTAATCAGGTAGTTGCTCTGCGGTGCAATCTAAGCGGTGCAGTAATTCTTCAAGTTTATCGTCTTTCAGCTTTTGTATTTTCTTAACTACTTTATCGGCAGTTTCGTCGTACCAACTTACGGCAGCGTAAATTAGGTTTTTCTCAGAGCCAGAAAGTTTCGATTTTTGTGCTTTTAGCTCTTTCTCAACCAATTTCTGAAAATCGTTGAAGTTGGAGTAAACTTCCGAACCAATGGT encodes the following:
- a CDS encoding site-specific integrase, yielding MMKENVNFKVRFFARKSRGKNSSNFLLLVRVTVNSRRVEISLKKELPVALWDEKMQALKGRSSKATSFNDYLEKVKSKFNLIEQQLLFENKRPTADLVKARYNGEPDPDEIPNPKLLELYDEHNRKFKELLGSKKHSDETYKRHKVSRNHAYSFIAKAYKIEDIPFEEVNYKFLNEYEHYLKTVRKCNHNSSMKYIRNLGKIINQAHAEGYLEKNPFGKYKMSFERVIKDPLTDNEINRLIALNVDERLEKIRDFFVFGIYTGLPFVDLEKLTMDDIYEDKEGKLWIKKNRNKTELEFLVPVLPIPKRLIQKYKDHPLRQKCNLVFPIPTNQKYNAYLKELATLAKIKKILTTHLARHTFATTITLEKGIPIEIVSKMLGHGSIRTTQIYAQVKERAIRNSMEKLMNDDNEVQDKPENSQKDNKKGGKND
- a CDS encoding type I restriction endonuclease subunit R, which translates into the protein MVSQTNEQALEAAIEKELTGYSQEELKTNQVSEPQELYRAGNGFYMGSANDFDAKYAIDETRFWHFLENTQKEELEKLQRSSDWKLKILERFDRMVKKYGLLRILRKGLEVEDAFFTLLYPMPLASSGQIAKDNFESNEFSVTRQIRYNQENLREEIDMVVFVNGLPIATLELKNHWTGQNAKVHGIKQYKYDRDTKQPLLNFGRCLVHFAVDTDEVYMCTKLNGGSSFFLPFNKGNNHGKGNPPNPFGHETSYLWEVVFTRQSLANIIQHFVRFDGKPNDALNKRTLFFPRYHQMDVVRKILADASKKGVGQTYLIQHSAGSGKSNSITWAAYQLIETYPESATTQGAKSIDAPLFDSVIVVTDRRLLDKQLRENIKEFSEVKNIVAPAFSSRELQTSLEQGKKIIITTIQKFPFIVDGIADLSDKRFAVIIDEAHSSQSGTAAGKMNQAMGMAQEEEEDAQDKILKAMQARKMKGNASYLAFTATPKNATLERFGNKQEDGSYKPFHLYSMKQAIEEGFILDVLANYTTYKSYYEIEKSIEDNPLFDTKKAQKKLRAYVERDKRTIATKAEIMMEHFTSKIFNTKKLKAKAKGMVVTQNIESAIRYYQALKKILQEKGNPFKIAIAFSGKKIVDGIEYTEAELNGFAEKDTRDKFAEDEYRILVVANKYLTGFDQPKLCTMYVDKKLQGVLAVQALSRLNRAADKLGKKTEDLFILDFFNQVDDIKASFDPFYTSTTLSKATDVNVLHELKATLADVGVYEWSEVEQFVEKYFEGVDAQQLSPIIDVAANRFNQELELEDDQKADFKIKAKQFVKIYSQMASIMPYEVLDWEKLFWFLKFLIPKLIVISKDDELIDELLESVDLSTYGLERTKVNQSIGLDDSETELDPQNPNPRSSHGGDELVDPLDEIIRTFNERFYSGWEETPEEARVKYISIAKNVMAHPDFKNKVAQNTDKQNSDLALKKIMDEIMLNRRKANVEEYKRYAKDDAYYQGIFDLMKRMIDNPSMIIL
- a CDS encoding restriction endonuclease subunit S; translation: MQAVELKYNKYEAYKDSGINWLGKIPVGWSLKRIKFLFNEINERSFDGAEELLSVSQYTGVTKKSEKVGAGELLTNASTLEGYKIVCEGDLVTNIMLAWNGSLGFSPFNGITSPAYSIYRLKSQDDKRFFHYLFRTELYKSEFKRNSSGVIESRLRLYTDDFFNIWSILPPLQEQTAIANFLDNKTTKIDTAIAQKEKMIELLKERKQIMIQNAVTKGLDPNAKMKDSGVEWIGEIPKNWEVEPIKYSLKGVIDCEHKTAPFVDEKDYFVVRTSNVKDGKLTFDNAKYTHQKGFLEWTERGIPTPGDILLTREAPAGEACLVPNKVQLCLGQRMVWLKVDKTRLIPQLGIYFIYSSVGRTYIDFLSAGSTVLHFNMADIKNIPIINIPLEEQTQIVSHIESQSAKIDKAIALQQTQIEKLKEYKATLIDSAVTGKIKVC